The proteins below come from a single Malus domestica chromosome 03, GDT2T_hap1 genomic window:
- the LOC103439068 gene encoding membrane-anchored ubiquitin-fold protein 3-like isoform X1, whose translation MGQRGEHIALKFRIYDGTDIGHNSYAPSMTVSSLKKRLLDEWPQAAKTVTPKSVDEVKIIHGGRVLENSKTLADSRITAGNQTGEAVIMHAVVQPLVPKNKKTGKNQKDMQKMNSCSCTLL comes from the exons ATGGGGCAAAGAGGGGAGCATATAGCACTCAAGTTCCGGATTTATGACGGGACAGATATAGGACACAATAGTTATGCACCATCTATGACGGTATCATCTCTTAAGAAAAGGTTACTTGATGAGTGGCCTCAAG CAGCAAAAACAGTGACGCCGAAGTCAGTAGACGAAGTGAAAATCATACATGGTGGCAGAGTTTTAGAGAATAGCAAGACACTTGCTGATTCCAGAATAACCGCCGGTAATCAGACCGGTGAGGCTGTGATCATGCATGCCGTAGTACAGCCTCTtgtacccaaaaacaaaaagacag GTAAAAACCAGAAAGATATGCAAAAGATGAACTCATGCTCTTGCACCCTCCTTTAA
- the LOC103439069 gene encoding E3 ubiquitin-protein ligase MIEL1-like — MGEDSSAAPPTLTRQDFGKMEYGCDHYRRRCKIRAPCCDQIFPCRHCHNEAASSLNNPKDRHELVRHDVKQVVCSVCNTEQQVAQLCSNCGVNMGEYYCDICKFFDDETHKGQFHCNECGICRVGGSENFFHCQKCGSCYAVGLRDNHLCVEDSMKNHCPVCYEYLFDSVKVTNIMKCGHTMHSDCFIEMQNQNQYRCPICSKTVLEMGHMWNLLDAEIEATAMPAEYQYEVSILCNDCNTTSNAPFHIFGHKCGNCNSYNTRVIDRPTNHQ; from the exons ATGGGGGAAGACTCTTCGGCTGCGCCGCCCACTCTTACCCGCCAAGATTTCGGAAAGATGGAATACGG ATGCGACCATTATCGGAGACGATGCAAGATTCGTGCCCCTTGCTGCGACCAGATTTTCCCCTGCCGCCACTGCCACAACGAAGCCGCG AGCTCGCTAAACAACCCGAAAGACCGCCATGAGCTTGTCAGGCACGATGTCAAGCAG GTTGTATGCTCAGTCTGCAACACCGAGCAACAG GTTGCTCAGCTTTGTTCTAACTGCGGTGTCAACATGGGGGAATACTATTGCGACATTTGCAAGTTCTTCGATGACGAA ACTCACAAGGGACAATTTCATTGCAATGAGTGCGGAATTTGTAG AGTTGGTGGTAGCGAGAATTTCTTCCATTGTCAGAAGTGTG GTTCTTGCTATGCAGTGGGTCTGCGTGATAACCACTTATGTGTAGAAGACTCAATGAAGAATCACTGCCCTGTTTGCTATGAG TATCTTTTTGACTCGGTTAAAGTCACAAATATTATGAAGTGTGGACACACAATGCATTCAGATTGCTTCATTGAGATGCAAAACCAAAATCA ATATCGCTGTCCCATTTGCTCCAAGACAGTGCTCGAAATGGGTCATATGTGGAACTTGTTGGATGCAGAA ATTGAAGCCACTGCTATGCCTGCGGAATACCAATATGAG GTATCAATTCTTTGCAACGATTGCAACACAACTAGCAACGCCCCCTTTCACATTTTTGGACACAAGTGCGGCAACTGCAATTCATACAACACCAGAGTAATAGATAGACCTACAAACCATCAATGA
- the LOC114824074 gene encoding zinc finger protein CONSTANS-LIKE 13-like produces the protein MEKMNGGTRNEEPGATQKRVCDYCGTSMALLYCRADSAKLCFSCDREVHSANQLFTKHTRSLLCDACDKSPASIFCTTEGSVLCQNCDWESHNISSSAAATAVHDRRPLEGFSGCPCLSELLAFVGFENMDKKALLLSDEGGGGGGGGFLGCGVDGFSDLEDGFSDFLVWDTPSVISLDDLIVSNPAYKFQAMGVPPLPKNRNAACGQHKEEIIHQLRLLVKSEPNLFSEDVDVKSLKGFQFLASKQNTQPGSFLTGFGYDTEPTAFPAQEAHESQYNGCKAANHDSCPKTSMRSYLQDCCVAPDKHSYNDGTGSRANEGHGGQMNSEASAGFPKVVPHEISCQNRETALSRYKEKKKTRRYEKQIRYESRKVRAESRTRIKGRFAKMDR, from the exons ATGGAGAAAATGAATGGTGGTACGAGAAATGAAGAACCTGGAGCGACCCAGAAGCGCGTCTGTGATTACTGTGGGACTTCAATGGCGCTGCTGTACTGCAGAGCGGACTCCGCCAAGCTCTGCTTCTCCTGCGACCGCGAGGTCCACTCGGCCAATCAGCTTTTCACGAAGCACACTCGCTCGCTGCTCTGCGACGCATGTGATAAATCCCCTGCCTCCATTTTTTGCACGACGGAGGGCTCTGTTCTGTGCCAGAACTGTGACTGGGAAAGCCACAACATTTCGTCGTCCGCGGCGGCAACGGCCGTGCACGATAGGAGGCCGCTGGAGGGGTTTTCTGGGTGTCCTTGTTTGAGTGAGTTGCTTGCGTTTGTTGGGTTTGAGAATATGGATAAAAAAGCTCTGCTTTTGAGTGATGAGGGCGGCGGCGGAGGTGGTGGTGGGTTTTTGGGATGTGGGGTTGATGGCTTTTCGGATTTGGAAGATGGGTTTTCAGACTTTCTGGTTTGGGATACTCCCTCTGTTATTAGTCTTGATGATTTGATCGTTAGCAATCCGGCTTACAAATTTCAGGCCATGGGAGTTCCTCCTCTGCCTAAG AATCGCAATGCTGCTTGTGGCCAACACAAGGAAGAGATAATTCATCAGCTTCGTCTGCTTGTCAAGTCGGAACCCAACCTGTTTAGCGAAGATGTGGATGTTAAATCTCTCAAGGGATTCCAATTCCTCGCGTCCAAACAAAATACGCAACCAGGAAGCTTCCTCACAGGTTTTGGATATGATACAGAGCCAACTGCATTTCCTGCGCAGGAG GCACATGAATCGCAGTATAATGGTTGCAAGGCTGCAAATCATGATTCGTGCCCGAAAACATCAATGAGGAGCTACCTTCAGGACTGCTGTGTAGCTCCTGACAAACATTCGTACAACGATGGCACTGGAAGTCGTGCTAACGAGGGTCATGGAGGGCAAATGAACTCTGAAGCCTCTGCAGGTTTTCCGAAAGTTGTTCCACATGAGATAAGTTGTCAAAACAGAGAGACCGCTCTCTCGCggtacaaggagaagaagaaaacaaggaG GTATGAGAAACAAATCAGATACGAATCACGGAAGGTTCGAGCAGAAAGTAGGACGAGAATTAAAGGACGTTTCGCGAAGATGGATCGCTGA
- the LOC103439072 gene encoding monothiol glutaredoxin-S9-like, which produces MDKVMRLASEKGVVIFSKSSCCLCYAVKILFQEIGVSPVVHEIDQDPEGREMEKALTRMGCTAPVPAVFIGGNLIGSTNEVMSLHLKGQLIPKLKPYQQ; this is translated from the coding sequence ATGGACAAAGTAATGAGGTTGGCATCAGAGAAGGGTGTGGTGATTTTTAGCAAGAGCTCATGTTGCCTGTGTTACGCAGTCAAAATTCTATTCCAAGAAATTGGGGTGAGTCCTGTGGTTCATGAGATTGACCAAGATCCCGAGGGCCGGGAAATGGAGAAGGCTCTTACGAGGATGGGGTGTACCGCGCCAGTGCCCGCTGTGTTCATAGGTGGAAATCTCATTGGATCGACCAACGAAGTCATGTCCCTCCACCTAAAAGGCCAGCTGATCCCAAAGCTGAAGCCTTACCAGCAGTAG
- the LOC103439068 gene encoding membrane-anchored ubiquitin-fold protein 3-like isoform X2, translated as MGQRGEHIALKFRIYDGTDIGHNSYAPSMTVSSLKKRLLDEWPQAKTVTPKSVDEVKIIHGGRVLENSKTLADSRITAGNQTGEAVIMHAVVQPLVPKNKKTGKNQKDMQKMNSCSCTLL; from the exons ATGGGGCAAAGAGGGGAGCATATAGCACTCAAGTTCCGGATTTATGACGGGACAGATATAGGACACAATAGTTATGCACCATCTATGACGGTATCATCTCTTAAGAAAAGGTTACTTGATGAGTGGCCTCAAG CAAAAACAGTGACGCCGAAGTCAGTAGACGAAGTGAAAATCATACATGGTGGCAGAGTTTTAGAGAATAGCAAGACACTTGCTGATTCCAGAATAACCGCCGGTAATCAGACCGGTGAGGCTGTGATCATGCATGCCGTAGTACAGCCTCTtgtacccaaaaacaaaaagacag GTAAAAACCAGAAAGATATGCAAAAGATGAACTCATGCTCTTGCACCCTCCTTTAA